The Malus sylvestris chromosome 12, drMalSylv7.2, whole genome shotgun sequence genome contains a region encoding:
- the LOC126592842 gene encoding uncharacterized protein LOC126592842, which produces MRIRKRQVPFPLSSLSPVPLSDPLLHDLNYSPPPVVQLNHRHDPPNPSNPVQNTAHVGHPHSQPSDQRVSPIGRAGKGWGFVDAAGDNKHKENKQDCGLEPLILKGEEDERESREGGDQKGNEDDEIREESILVAETLIGFASGSSSSSHPAAGSCFQGERAFPLKKRRGSFERGANNIRQTIMDDQKDKKSMKTKTNKKNVPRQQQGEDDRQKQDDHVSDDNRVNSGVSATRKRARGGALMEGSRCSRVNGRGWRCFQQTLVGYSLCEHHLGKGRLRSMNSVRSRSTAVATSTTTTSTITRAASTETEFKQLSVSRILSLESPPLKEDTKAVLLLDDRDIGEGKGNEGEEEEKKPLLVTKKRMKVGIVKARSMSSLLGQTNSSAISVVADEDEDNNK; this is translated from the exons ATGAGGATCCGGAAACGACAGGTGCCCTTCCCTCTGTCGTCTCTTTCTCCGGTGCCTTTATCAGATCCCCTCCTCCACGACCTCAACTACTCACCACCACCCGTGGTGCAACTCAACCACCGCCATGATCCTCCAAATCCCTCCAACCCAGTACAGAATACTGCCCATGTGGGCCATCCCCATTCTCAGCCGTCCGATCAACGCGTCTCGCCGATCGGACGAGCAGGCAAAGGTTGGGGTTTTGTTGATGCTGCTGGAGATAATAAGCACAAGGAGAACAAGCAAGATTGTGGTTTG GAGCCATTGATATTgaaaggggaagaagatgagagagaatCAAGAGAGGGAGGAGATCAGAAGGGaaatgaggatgatgaaatCAG GGAGGAAAGCATATTGGTTGCAGAAACATTAATCGGGTTTGCTTCGGGGTCGTCTAGTTCTTCTCACCCAG cTGCTGGGAGTTGTTTTCAAGGAGAGAGAGCGTTTCCATTGAAGAAGCGAAGAGGGAGCTTCGAGAGAGGAGCGAATAATATCAGACAGACGATAATGGATGATCAGAAAGACAAGAAATCAATGAAAACAAAGACGAACAAGAAAAATGTACCTCGACAGCAACAAGGTGAAGATGATCGTCAGAAGCAAGACGATCATGTCAGTGATGATAATAGAGTCAATAGTGGTGTTAGTGCAACAAGAAAGAGGGCAAGAGGAGGTGCACTCATGGAGGGGTCGCGGTGCAGTCGCGTTAATGGAAGAGGATGGAGGTGTTTCCAACAAACACTTGTTGGGTACTCTCTTTGCGAGCATCACTTGGGCAAGGGTAGGTTGAGGAGCATGAATAGTGTTAGAAGCCGGTCGACGGCAGTGGCAACTAGTACTACTACCACTTCTACTATTACTAGAGCTGCTTCCACTGAGACTGAGTTTAAGCAATTATCAGTATCTAGAATATTATCCTTGGAGTCACCGCCGCTGAAAGAAGACACCAAAGCTGTTCTGCTGCTGGATGATCGTGATATCGGTGAAGGTAAAGGAAATGAAGgtgaagaggaagagaagaagcCATTGCTGGTTACAAAGAAGCGGATGAAGGTTGGGATTGTTAAAGCCCGATCCATGAGCAGCTTGCTAGGTCAAACAAATAGTAGTGCAATTTCAGTAGTGGCTGATGAGGATGAGGATAATAACAAGTAG